The sequence below is a genomic window from Theobroma cacao cultivar B97-61/B2 chromosome 6, Criollo_cocoa_genome_V2, whole genome shotgun sequence.
CGCAATGAGCAGCGATCAAAAGGTTACAATTGCTGACTTGACAGGGCAGTCGGAGTACAGCCGTAAGGTTGCCATTGCCCATGCCATGTTTTTGACATTTGGAGCATGGAAATAGCACCGGAATGCTGGATGATTTTTTCTGTTGGTCTTTTAACTTCCACATGGTTGTCCAATTGTAAAGACATTTGATATGCTTACGTCTTCACCACACACGTAGGTATTTAATGGTTCCTCAATAGATAAATTAaagccatttttttttatgaaggGTGTTCATATGTGCCTTTCCTTTCTAGATGATGAACCTACCAGCTGCTCCTTTCTATTCTTCCCCTGCCCCCTAGAATGGCATGCCTTGAGTTCAGGGCTATGGCGCATCATTGGAGAAATATGTTATCCCCAAGGATATATAAGCATGCCTCCTTGTGATTGTCACATCATAAAATCAGCAGATCAACATTTAACTTCATAAAATCACCAGACATCAAGACTGCAAACAAACAAAGGCTGGACCTAAAATAGAATCTATCCAACTTCACACCATCTTCCTGAGAAGTCAAAACATAGATTTTTCAGTTGGACAAAACAATGTAATCCTTTTCCTACAACTTAGCGGCCACTCCTCTTCATTGCGCAGCCCGATGGAACTTTCAGGTTCGCTTCTGCCTCCAGCCAATTCTTGTGCGTGCGAGGCACTAAAAGAAAGCTGAAGAAGACAAGTTTACTAACAGAAGGATTTGTGTTAGGCAACTATTTTCACCAAAAGCAAATCTTTAAGAGATTAATACACGTAGCAAACTATACTTAAAAGTGTAGAAGTCCAATTAAAAACCAGAAGCTGTCTCAATATATCATAGTACAAAAGAGGAATTGATTTCAGAACATGCTGATAACAAGAATAATTGTTTATACAGGATAGTCTCCAAGGACCCCAAAGGTGCAAAACGATCCAGGATTAGTTTTCTACTATAATGACAAAACTATCAGATTTTACGTTCATTTCAAGTCATAGATTATCTTGTTATCATCATTATCAAATATCCAGCAAATTTTTGGACCAGACAAGCTTCAACGTAAAGCACCAGGTTTGAACTTTTATCTCATGGAAAACTATGGACATACAAATACAGATTGAAGCATACCTTATATGTAAAGATTGAAGcaattattttggtttaggTGCCAAGGATCCGAAATCTTTACGGGGCAATACCTGCAAACgaatatgatcaaatttgttAGTACCGTGAACAATATAGaacatataaaaaacaaacaaacaaaaatagttaaaaatgaagaaaaaaggcTAACCGTCCAGAACACTCTGCCTTTAAGAAGGCCGTAAGGAACAGCTCCAAAATTCCTGGAATCCTTCGAAGCGTAGATGTTATCTCCCTCTACCCAAACATGCCCTTTGGGAACCTAAAGCAAATAAATACAACAATAactggaaaaaaagaaaaagaatttttgagtATAGCAAAATTTGAAAGCACGGAAAAAGAAATACCACAACAGTTTGGCATCTATCACTGTTCATGGGGTCGACGACATAGGTGACCTGATCACCTTCCATTCCGATCAGCCGTTTGCAGACAATCTTCCTAGGAGACTCAGGGGAGCGTAGGATCACAACATCTCCGGGTCGAAGCTTGCCGGTGAGGGTCGAAATGCGCTCCGCCAACAACAAATTGCCTGATATGTTCAAGGTCGGGAGCATGCTGGGACCGTAAGTCTGTAACTTACCCAGCCATTGCCCAGAAgtaaaaaaaagcaaaattaaaaCAGTCTCAAAACAGTAATagaaatgatgagtttgaaaacagCAGTTCGGGGATGGTTGAAAGATTGCTTACAAAAACGGCAGTGCCGAGATAGTTGTTGGTAACATGAAGCAAACAGAAGGCTCTCACTACAGAGATAAAGCTGCTCCATCCTCCCATTCCTCTTCTCTCCTCTCAAACCAATTTAGATTTGGctctaaaagaaaaagaaaaagaaaaatcatggtaatgaattttaaaaaactaaggaaaatgaaCTTGGTTAGCTAATGCTGCTGGGCAGTGGGCTTACAAACCGGAATCCTTGATTCTTGAATCCAATACCTCCTATGGGTCATGACCCATTTAGCTTACTTTGGGctttattctctttttgttttggtcaAAGGGCTATTGCACAGCCTATACTTTTCCATGTCTGTGCAATTGGTTGGCTTTAAGATATATAAGCTTGAAAAAGATAGTGTTTCTCGTATATCTTTCAACTTATCAAAGGCACAAGTACAACAATCTTCAGTAAGTGGCCTATTCAAGGTAAAAGTCATGGTGGATAATTAACAGCCTTCAAAGTTcttgaataaaaatacatcATCATGCCTTGAAATGTACTGCCAAAAACATTTATCTCGAGAAATTAGCATTTTCTCCAACATTTGGTTAAACTTCAAGCAACAGACACTTATAACGAAATGGGGCTTTTGTTGTGCAAATACTAAAAGAAATAAGCAAGTTGGAACCCCCAATGCCTAATTCAACGAATAACAAATAGAATCAAGAGAGGAGAGATTGGTCAAAATTGTTTTAGGCATGCTTGTGGACCTGGAGTTTAGTCACTGACAAGTCTTTCTGAGGAGGAGGAATATCTAATACATAAAGCTTGGAGTTTCTTGAATGCGCTcgtcttttaatttttccatcTTTAATGAGTTTTCAACTATCAAATTAAGCTCGTTGGAAAACGGCCAAGGCAATTAACAATAGCAATCTGCTGGCGTAATGATTATGATGTTGATTCTATACATCACTTCCTGAAAATTGCCAGCCTGTTTCCCTAAAAGTAGCGTCACAGATAGTCAACTGTGGGCTACGAATTTATAGATTGGTCCTAGGCCAACCCCCCAACACCCccaaccccccccccccccccccggCCCCCCCTTTGGCGTCTGACACAAGGCGTGATGGGCCCGGGGTGTCCAGGGCTTCCCTTTTATTTTGTAGGGTAATGCATCATCCTATTGTTTCTTTACATGACATCTTCAAGTCAAAGAGGAAAGACTACACTCTAGTTTCCATATGATTTAGCTCTACTTCCATTTACCACAACCCTATTATCTAAATTATAAAGAGGAGGAAAACTCATTACAAGTTGAAAGTGATGTTGAAGGAAATCCAACTTAGCCACATTGATCCAAGAAGTgggtccaataagcacaaaaCTTGGCAGGAGTTGGAAAACAGATATAAAAAAAGGTCGTGATGGTGCGCCACTAACACCACTACCTACTGGCTCGAAGAGCAGGAATAATGGGGAAAGAAAAAGCACCATGCATGCATGACAATGAGCTCTTATATCCCTAAAAATATCAGCACATATAAGAGCATTAGTATTATGCATAAAAGAATCAAGACTGGCAGATTTGTGCAACTCATGCTCAGATACTGATAACTATATACATACAAACTGGATCAGGCCACCGCCTAAATGTATTGACAGCACATATCTCTAGATTTCCAACAAATTAATTCCAAATATTTTGTTAGGGGGATAAAACCATGAGAACataaaaagaagcaaagaatGGACACCAAACAAGGACAGAAGTCTGAGCAAGTGGAGCTCAAAGTCACAAAAGGTGATCAGAGCTCATCAGGGATTTGACAATTATAGAAATActtatgaatatttattgaaCAACAAGGAGTTAAAAAGTACGTGAAATACAGAAATCAAGCAGAGGAGAAACTACTAGTGACTTTTTAAGTGCATTACATTAACATTTAAACCCACTACTTGTACCATTTGGACAATGGCAACTAGAAACTTAGTACACATACTACACAGACAACTCCATCCCAAGTTCTCTCTCCATCCgagagaataaaaaatggGCTTCGAAAGTTTCAGCAGCAATTCGTGCACTGCACACCACTACGACTTGCATAACTGGAAATTCAAACACAAATATTAATTCTAAACACCTGTCTTTATCTCTAGACTGCGAACCATCTGAGACAGACAGCGAAGGGGTACGCAACACAGAATCAACTTAACTTCTAGAAGATGAGAGAACCACTGTTACCACAATACAAGTTCAATCTCcattcttgaaatttccaacTCCAAGCTTCTGTACTTCAACCTTGAGAGATTTGAGGTACTTAACAGCTTCATCCAGAACAGCTACAGTACCCATCTGATCAGCACCTGGAACAATACCCCGCAAAACCTTtaccattttcttcattttcagtCGCTTAATTTCAGGGTCACAACTATCACCACTACCAGAGGACTTCAGAGCAGAAGAACATGATCTATTCTTTCTTCGTTTTGAACAATAAGCAGAGCGTGAATCAGCAGAGTCACTTTCATAATTTCCATTAGTCCGTGCTGTGCTCATCTCTTCCTCATCATAATCTTCTTGTTCTTCCCCTTCTGAGCTGAGCAGTGCATCAATATCATCCGAATCCTCTTTCATAGAAGATGATGTTTCTTTTTCCACATTGTTAACATCTTTTCTCTCATACTTGCCATCAATGTAAGTtgcaaaaatatttaatcCATGACCATTAAGCTTGTGTGCAATATCAGGATTGAACATTATCTGATTTCTGTGATCAGACTgatcaaaaataatgaaattctTGGGACAAGCCTCTGAGGGTTGAAACTCAATGCCATGGAGTGGTGGCAATGGCTTTGCGCATGGAGGGAAAACCGTACCAAAAGCAGATGAAACTGGGATATGCATGTAATTATCGCCCACTTGATCAGCAAGTGTAGGCACTGCTTTTGGGGGGTAAAATTGTTGGTCACTCTGCATTGAATGTCCTACTTAATCAAGAAGTTCACAACAGAGATTGCTTCTGGCTTCGAAGTTGCAATTATGCACTTTTTAAGTTGGAAGAAGGTTTGTAACAATATATAAGATAAGACTATAGACTAAACTAGCGGATTGCCATCAGAACATAACAGAGCTGCCTATCCCCATTACCATCAACACAGATGTTTCATTCTGTCACAGCCTTATGCATAACACAACCAATGGCAGACTCTCCCAGATCCCGGTTTCCAAGAGCTTTGAAATATTAGACTACGTAACAGGTTTAAGCAACTGACGGAAATACTCAGCCTGTGATagcaaataaaaattcatatcCATCAGCAATGTACACAGAGCAATCTGTTCAGCCAAAAAACAGAAGATACTTGGTCCACTGATCTATGCGGTACTACTCAATAAAATGAACAGAAACTTCAATCATGGTTGATGTTTTCTAGTAGCTTTTACAATTCTATTTTCATATGGAAGCCCATTAAAATGGTAAAAATTTCCACAAGTTTTCTACATGTCTGGACCTGTTGAGCTCACAACTTAGAAAATACAAGACAGGACagagaaatgaaaagataTATGACAGATGTCTAACGTCTTGCATTcctcaaatttaaatataacttCTTTCTCTTCAACTACAACAAACATAAATATACACACATGTGCATGGTCTCTGTGCATGTGCTATGTCCTGTGTGCATTAGGAAGACAAACTTTCTAATCAGTCAGTTGACAACTGAAAATCAAGATGCGTATTCAACCTATTACAATCATGCTACCACAAAATTAACAACAAAGCCATAACTGAAATAGCATGGATTTATTTAAGACAATTTTTTAGGCATTTCCAACCATAAACAACACAACGGAACAGCAACATAGAGAAACCCAAAACagttaagaaagaaatttaccTGACAAACTTGAACTAACTGATAGTATGCAATAACACCAACGCTCATTTTAATCTTTCCAACTTCCTTAACTGCTCGATATCTCTTTATGGTTACTGCAATGTACATTCTCACACCTCcaaccaaatttttttttcaatcacCAATGACACTAAGTTGAATGAATTGAATCCCCTTCCAAATCAAATGAAATTCACCTACAGCAGTAGAATAATTCCTTAGTAAAATAACCAGCAGTCCCATGCACattaaagtttgaattttcatttttattctgAAAAATTATAAGGCAAGCCAACAATCATCATgtaaattaaaacatataaaattaaattaatataaaacttaccaaaaacaaatgaaaattacagtatgacaagaaagaaaaccaCCAAGCGCATACAATTCACAAAAGAACGCGGCATTTTGTTTATCTGCGACTTAATCCCAAGTGATTATTAACAAATAAGTCCAAGATTCTTGcctgcaaaaagaaaaaaacactaATTAAACAAATGGAAATAGCAGTTAAATCAAAtagaaataattatattaaggAACTAAGGGATATtctattaataaaaaagaatttaaaccAAAGGAAAAATTAGAAAGGACAAACAAGAAGAGGTTCAATATGGTAACACAGAAAAATCttagataataaaaaagaaacacaaatATAGGTGTAATTTAGAAGCATCATTATCCATAAAATATCACAAATTTCTCAGTAGAACTAGAAAATAAATTGCAAAGAGAAAATGGGGAAAAGAACACAGAGACTTGCACACATACCCCCCTCAACCAAAAACATGAACAAAAGATCATAATTAAGTCAGTATATTATCTCATTTAAGGggaaaaacataaataatcaAGCGGAAACAAGGagaataagattaaaataataatcctTACAAGATAAAAgctcaaagaaaagaaaaaagaggagaATAAATCGAAGGATTGGAAGCAGCcaaaaaagagaggaaggaGAGGCAACTGGTctgataagaaagaaaaaaccccTAGATTTGCGCTGAAGAAGGTTGCAGAGTTAATTAAGAGAGTGAAGTTGGGTAATCTTTGGTATGAgcaattaatttcttttgtagAGAAAACACTTTTTTATTGGGATGTGTGAAGTCGGGAGTCAAACGCGGTAGGATTTGAGCCGTTGGATTTGGGGCATTTCCGTGTAACGCGGAAGGGAAAGTGACCGTTGGATGCACGCGTGATATTGAGGGGGAAGGAGTGGGGCTCACGAGGTTTGACGATTTTGCGTATCGTGGAATCGACTCTTCTTCTCTCCCCCTGTGGTTTGCTTTTTGGTTAAGCCCTTTTAATcctttgttatttattagtattattatttgtctaatcaaaaaaataaagaagaaattcTTGTGGTAAACGTGGCCTAATGTGTTTCAATAATCATGATTGAAACAAAAaccataattatttttaaaaaattaaataaaatattatttattatatttaatccaatcataaatttttattttaataaaatcattaattattattattcaatacattatttagtattttatatCCATATCTTATATGAAGatatttgattcaataattgatgcatatttttttatttaaaacataaGATTCAAATTCTCATATACCTTAATATTAAAAGTGACCATTTTGATATTTTCCTTATCTAATTATTCATAAAAAGCATAGAGCTAATaactattataattttatgaataattgaacaactaaattatttttcatttttcatttttttaaactacatattcaaaatgaaaaattcttaaatgcatttcttaaaaaattaaagaaaaaacaatattgAGGTTAGTATTTAGTAAGCATTATGCAAATGCCACAATATGCCGTGTACATGATGGCGTTGGaggggcaaaaaaaaaaaagcaacaaTATTATGTAGTACTGAAGAAACAATATCAtatattgattgatttttttattgaatttttacaaagatatatagaaaaatattGATGTTATTTAAATAGCTAGTTTACTTGTGCCAAAAGTGTGTGTTTCATTTTGGAAAAAAGAAGCATTCTTGAAAGAATGAGTAATTCACGTGCAGCTACATCATGCCTATAGTGGAGAGCAACATTCATGTTTGCTGGCTTTAATTGACTAATAGGCCGACCTTCCATATATTCACAatgtcctttttctttcccaagtttgtcgGACAACTTAATAATCTCaagggtttaaaattaaatatttaaaaaatttataaagattAGAATAATAGTATATAATTATGGAATACTTATTACAAATAGTAAATGAGATtcacaattttatgaaaataataatataataaatttcttgcgtattctttaaaaaaaattaaaattaaaagaagaaaaaaaatgagaaaagaagaattaaaaaatagatattataaattaaaaaaataatttaatatattaaaaatagctattgaagataattaaatacgttaattgattgaaaatagaaaaaatagttgaaaaaattattggagattattaaatacatattaatgttagttgattgaaaataataaaaataattgagaattaataggATTGTAGGAATtgaaaagtgataaaaaatttagatattttaaacaTATAATTAGAGAAATGAGagaatatgttattttattaattatcttaacttttagatgaaaaataaGTCAAATAATTGAACATTAATAAGAATGTGAAGAAAGgataaaatagatatttattaAGTCTAAGAGAATGaatagatattttattaattattttaatttttatatatttttaatgtaattaattatattattattataaaattagaaatttatgaaaatttgagaCCTAAAGCCACCGTTTTGGTGGCCTTACCCTTGAttatcaaaaaggaaaaaggaacaAGTTTTTAGTCAAAAGAACCAAACAAGGCTCTAAGAGACCTAAGACAACTTTTAGAAACTAGAGAGCAACAAGTAACAACCCCAAATTATTCAAAAGGAAAACTGAAATATTGCAGGATTCTTAAATTAATGGAAAGAACATGAAAGTCTTCCTACTTTACTgtaaagaaaatattgaaattccATTGTAGTTTTTCACTGCCTTGACCCAGTTAGTCGTGAGAATATTGGTAGGAGCAGTTACCGTAACCTGCAAAAGAATCCGAAATCCGAGCTCAAAACAAGGTTAATAAGACGATTCCGATTTTGGATTtaagattaaaagaaatgggCGCCGATTTACTTGGATCATTTGAGACAAGGAGGCCAGTCTCCCTGAAGTCACAGCTCGATTTCTTTCTTCCTGTGGTCTGGTAGTAAAGATTCATGGCGTAGGAGGCATGGTTAATGAGAGTGGTTGGGTAGAAGCATGCACCACCAGAATGAGTCGGGCCGCAGTCCACCTGGTTGCATGCAAAGTTGATGTTCTGCTGCAGCAGGTCATCGCTTGTTCCAGGCTTTGCCACGCACCAAGTTCCCTGCAACCCCATAATCATCAGATGCCAAGTTTTACCTAAACTATTCATTGAAGGTGACATATTGTTGCACCAAATTACCGATGGTTCTTGCTCTGCTAGAGCTCCTCCTGTAAAAGGTTGTCAGCGTCATCAAAGAGTAAACAGATTTTAAGTGAATGGAATCAGAATATTAGATATTTAGATGACAGCTATAATCTGCTGTTGTTTCAAACTATGGATACCAAATGGGGTAACCAAATTCAGTAAATATGGCAGTTAATCATAATTACATACCGCTTTGGAAAGTGCAGTTACCATAACCTGCAAAATGGTATAAAACCAGGAACTGTAATTTACCATAAAATAAGCCATTTAAAGGGACTGGCAGAACTCAAATTGTCTACTCGGGTGGCACTTACTTGGATCAGTCAAGGAGACTACACCGGAGTGTCTAAAATCACAATTAGCAAGGTGCCTGCCATAAGTTTGGTAGTACAAGTTCATAACATATGAGGCATGGTGCATTTGAGTATCTGGCTCGAAGCATGGACCATCCGGTTCTATCAAGCGACAATCTAATTGACTGCAAGCGAATTCAATATTTGCAGCCAGTTCAGAATCGCTGGATAATGGATTTGCAATGCACCAAGTCTTCTGCAACATCATGGAATTGTAAACAAGTACTAAAATCCAACCAAAATGTTCATGTATAAAATGgtagaataaaaatttttgttcaaaGAATTTACTTGTCCATTAGCCATCTTTAGAGAACCTCCTGCATAAATTTACATTGAAGTCATAGATTAGACAGGATCATGCTCCAAAATATAACGGTTTTAGTGTGcctaacttaaaaaaaaaatatgtatttcaGATGAGTATCCAATTCTAGAGTGGAAAATGTGGTAGATTAATGCTTCCATTGAGAAAGGACAGCTATTAATGTTCAATTTCGAGCAGTACTGTTCAAATCAAGAAGAAATATTTGTCCCAAGAGAGATATACAAGGTTGAACAAGTTGTTCAGTTTATAGTTCCACTCCCCTACGCCAGATAAAAACATACAAGAATAACCAGAAGTTACCTGAGTGCAACAATGAAAACAGaacaaagagagagaaaatggggaGGGAAAAAATTGGTTTAGCCATTTTGATTCCGTGAATATGGTGATGCAAAGTGGATTAAGATAAAGCAAGTTCAGAGTCAGGGGAGCACGCGTTGATTTGAATACTAGAGCTGAATGTTTAGTTCCAATTTGGATAGCTGTTCTTAAAGCATCCTCATGCTCGTTCTAACATGAAAATGGTGTGAATATTGCATTCAGTTCCCCGGCAAAATCATTTCCCAACAGATTGAGGGGGTTAGGTAATGCTCAATATTCATGTTCAAGGGTCCACTTGCAACAAGAATCTCCTACACGCTCCATGTACTTGAACCAAAAGTAACCAAAACAATTGCATGCATTTtggtgaaaagaaaaagtgatcGAAAGGCCCTGGAAGCCTGGAAGACAACTGTTCAAAAGATCAGTAACTAAATTCTTCCAAGGACAGAACCAAACCAAACCAAGTACATTTAATTTAACCTTTTgattaaacaaatatttatGGCAAATAATTCTAGGTGCTTTTTACCCTTTTAAAGTGTACACAACAGAAAGCTGTTAGATCCCCAGAATGAAAGTTGCATTAAAAATTTGACCTGCTGTTGGCTTTCGCTTGAATCAATGCTTTTGAGCCAGAAGCTTTTCGATGGAGAGGGTGTGAGCTGCTCTGAGTAACCTGAGCAAAGTGGGcatattagaaaaataaagagcTAAAGAACTTCTATGGAACATAAGTAATACTAGTATATTTATTTTGGAGATACCAATATGTAATATATCTAGCTATAAATGCATCATCCATAACCCTGCAAAAAGAGATAGCTCCAAACTAAAGCCACATGGTTTTAaccatattaaaaaaaaaaaaaagggaatcGAAAGTTGAATATATGAAagctaaaaactaaaaaggtTTATTTGTATCAGTTACTTTGTCTTCCTGTCCTGTGCTTATGTTTGCCTGCAGCAAAGAATAGACACGAGTATGGGCTTGGCAACTCATCAATGCTGTTTTTATTcatcatatttttaaattgttgttttaaatatttttattatatttgtaatttttaaatatagtgatatatatatatatataaaagtaggaatgttgaaaaatttttaaaaatgaaaagatatAAAGGCTGAAAAATGAAAGGGTCAATTCAGCCATGGTTGCTTAGTATGCAAGGTACCGACACCTGTTATTAGGTATTAAATAAGTTTGAAATCAATATTCTGATTACAGGAATTAGAATACATGTATGACTCGTATATTTTTATCCTATTTCCAATGGGTAACTTAAttaatatctttatttaagtTTGGTATGATTAAGAATATTTCATTCTTACTTTCAATAAAAAGAACATAGTGATAAAATAAGCTTCCAAGAAGAAGAGTAGTGGATCTTTGTTTTCGGATTCTTCATAAAATTTTACCATGCCTGACTCAAAAGTTCCAGCCGACGACGACGGCGGCTGCCCTCCTTGCAACAACTTGCTATCATCATCGCCCCCACGGCGGCCAGAGTGGGAGATGAGTCTCGTGTACAGAGTAAAACTAAGTAAGTCGGTATCGTCAACGTCAAAAAGATATTTCAGTGAGAATCTGCCGAGATTAGAGAACAAGTCCTTGAAGAAAATCACGTTATGGTACTGTAAATCTTCTGAGCATATCGATAAACATCCAGAAATAGGCGATATTAGGCGCAGCTTCAGAAGAGAAATATTCAGCAAGGTTTTGCAACAGGTGGGAAAGTCAGTTTTTGCCGGTGGCATTGAAGATGGGGGCAGTGCGATGACTGATGTGGTGGTAAAAATCCACCTGGTTCAGGAGTTGGGTAGCCTCAGGCTTTTAGAAGACAGGGAGGAAGACCAATGTGCCCTCTGCTTAGAGGGTCTGTCCCTTGCTCTTAATCTGATATTACCGTGTTGGCACATGTACCATCGCAACTGCATTCTCCCATGGCTGCGTAC
It includes:
- the LOC18596536 gene encoding glucan endo-1,3-beta-glucosidase 7 isoform X2 gives rise to the protein MAKPIFSLPIFSLFVLFSLLHSGGSLKMANGQKTWCIANPLSSDSELAANIEFACSQLDCRLIEPDGPCFEPDTQMHHASYVMNLYYQTYGRHLANCDFRHSGVVSLTDPSYGNCTFQSGGALAEQEPSGTWCVAKPGTSDDLLQQNINFACNQVDCGPTHSGGACFYPTTLINHASYAMNLYYQTTGRKKSSCDFRETGLLVSNDPSYGNCSYQYSHD
- the LOC18596535 gene encoding transcription factor bHLH144, with the translated sequence MQSDQQFYPPKAVPTLADQVGDNYMHIPVSSAFGTVFPPCAKPLPPLHGIEFQPSEACPKNFIIFDQSDHRNQIMFNPDIAHKLNGHGLNIFATYIDGKYERKDVNNVEKETSSSMKEDSDDIDALLSSEGEEQEDYDEEEMSTARTNGNYESDSADSRSAYCSKRRKNRSCSSALKSSGSGDSCDPEIKRLKMKKMVKVLRGIVPGADQMGTVAVLDEAVKYLKSLKVEVQKLGVGNFKNGD
- the LOC18596537 gene encoding RING finger protein 141, whose translation is MPDSKVPADDDGGCPPCNNLLSSSPPRRPEWEMSLVYRVKLSKSVSSTSKRYFSENLPRLENKSLKKITLWYCKSSEHIDKHPEIGDIRRSFRREIFSKVLQQVGKSVFAGGIEDGGSAMTDVVVKIHLVQELGSLRLLEDREEDQCALCLEGLSLALNLILPCWHMYHRNCILPWLRTKQECPVCRHHLPRHINLH
- the LOC18596536 gene encoding PLASMODESMATA CALLOSE-BINDING PROTEIN 5 isoform X1; translation: MAKPIFSLPIFSLFVLFSLLHSGGSLKMANGQKTWCIANPLSSDSELAANIEFACSQLDCRLIEPDGPCFEPDTQMHHASYVMNLYYQTYGRHLANCDFRHSGVVSLTDPSYGNCTFQSGGALAEQEPSVIWCNNMSPSMNSLGKTWHLMIMGLQGTWCVAKPGTSDDLLQQNINFACNQVDCGPTHSGGACFYPTTLINHASYAMNLYYQTTGRKKSSCDFRETGLLVSNDPSYGNCSYQYSHD
- the LOC18596533 gene encoding mitochondrial inner membrane protease subunit 1 isoform X2, with product MGGWSSFISVVRAFCLLHVTNNYLGTAVFTYGPSMLPTLNISGNLLLAERISTLTGKLRPGDVVILRSPESPRKIVCKRLIGMEGDQVTYVVDPMNSDRCQTVVVPKGHVWVEGDNIYASKDSRNFGAVPYGLLKGRVFWTVLPRKDFGSLAPKPK
- the LOC18596536 gene encoding PLASMODESMATA CALLOSE-BINDING PROTEIN 5 isoform X3 is translated as MANGQKTWCIANPLSSDSELAANIEFACSQLDCRLIEPDGPCFEPDTQMHHASYVMNLYYQTYGRHLANCDFRHSGVVSLTDPSYGNCTFQSGGALAEQEPSVIWCNNMSPSMNSLGKTWHLMIMGLQGTWCVAKPGTSDDLLQQNINFACNQVDCGPTHSGGACFYPTTLINHASYAMNLYYQTTGRKKSSCDFRETGLLVSNDPSYGNCSYQYSHD
- the LOC18596533 gene encoding mitochondrial inner membrane protease subunit 1 isoform X1 produces the protein MGGWSSFISVVRAFCLLHVTNNYLGTAVFLQTYGPSMLPTLNISGNLLLAERISTLTGKLRPGDVVILRSPESPRKIVCKRLIGMEGDQVTYVVDPMNSDRCQTVVVPKGHVWVEGDNIYASKDSRNFGAVPYGLLKGRVFWTVLPRKDFGSLAPKPK